One part of the Chrysiogenia bacterium genome encodes these proteins:
- a CDS encoding NAD(P)/FAD-dependent oxidoreductase, whose amino-acid sequence MGILAQQAQRIGLGRSRKSATGKDVDYEVIVVGAGFSGIGAGIALKKAGINSFVILEKAHDLGGTWRDNTYPGIAVDITSLTYSFSFEQNPRWSRLFAPGAELQAYANHCTDKYKLRSHMRFNTTVKRAVFDQKKHRWHMELEDGNSLSARFVINATGGLTQPKKPDIKGIDSFEGKMVHTARWDHSYDLRGKRVAVIGTGATSVQLVPAIADKVEHMDVYQRTPIWLLSKPDYAMPDALKTAFQYVPGAQTGVRLLTTAATEVVMVLGVVYNKQVPGLVKAGERACLRNLEKQVPNDPELRRKLTPSYGFGCKRPSFSNEYFKTFTREDVDLVTEPIREITKDAIITADGQERKIDTLILATGFKVFEKGNLPPYEIYGVGGTELGKFWEDNRFQAYEGATVPKFPNYFAVLGPYSTSGASWFAMVECQTRHALRCIKEARRRQATYVEVKQKPHDDYFKEIQRRQQNTVFFNNNCGAANSYYFDQHGDAPFLRPSSGFEMWLHSHTFPLGHYRFKKPGWLPAQAQA is encoded by the coding sequence ATGGGCATTCTCGCACAGCAGGCACAGCGAATCGGACTCGGCAGATCGAGAAAATCAGCAACCGGGAAAGACGTGGACTACGAAGTTATTGTGGTCGGCGCGGGTTTTTCCGGCATCGGCGCGGGCATTGCGCTCAAGAAGGCGGGGATCAACTCCTTCGTCATTCTCGAAAAGGCCCACGACCTGGGCGGCACCTGGCGTGACAACACCTATCCGGGCATTGCCGTCGATATCACCTCACTGACCTATTCCTTTTCCTTCGAGCAGAACCCGCGCTGGTCGCGGCTCTTCGCGCCGGGCGCCGAGCTGCAGGCCTATGCCAACCACTGCACGGACAAGTACAAGCTGCGCTCCCACATGCGCTTCAACACCACCGTCAAGCGGGCGGTTTTCGATCAGAAGAAACACCGCTGGCACATGGAGCTCGAAGACGGCAATTCGCTGAGCGCGCGTTTTGTCATCAACGCCACCGGCGGCCTCACCCAGCCCAAGAAGCCCGACATCAAGGGCATCGACAGCTTCGAAGGGAAGATGGTCCACACCGCGCGCTGGGATCACAGCTACGACCTGCGTGGCAAGCGCGTGGCTGTGATCGGCACGGGTGCGACCTCCGTGCAGCTCGTCCCGGCCATCGCCGACAAGGTCGAGCACATGGACGTCTACCAGCGCACGCCCATCTGGCTGCTCTCCAAGCCCGACTACGCGATGCCCGACGCCCTCAAGACGGCCTTCCAGTATGTGCCCGGCGCGCAGACGGGCGTGCGCCTGCTTACCACCGCAGCCACCGAGGTCGTGATGGTGCTCGGCGTCGTCTACAACAAGCAGGTGCCAGGCCTTGTAAAGGCCGGCGAGCGCGCCTGCCTGCGCAACCTTGAAAAGCAGGTCCCTAACGACCCCGAGCTGCGCCGCAAGCTCACGCCCAGCTACGGCTTTGGCTGCAAGCGGCCCAGCTTCTCAAACGAATACTTCAAGACCTTCACCCGCGAGGATGTGGACCTCGTCACCGAGCCCATTCGCGAGATCACCAAAGACGCGATCATCACCGCCGACGGGCAGGAGCGCAAAATCGATACGCTTATTCTGGCCACCGGCTTCAAGGTCTTCGAGAAGGGGAACCTTCCGCCCTACGAGATCTACGGCGTGGGCGGCACCGAGCTTGGCAAGTTCTGGGAAGACAACCGCTTCCAGGCCTACGAGGGAGCCACCGTGCCGAAGTTCCCCAACTACTTTGCCGTACTGGGCCCTTACTCCACCTCGGGCGCCTCGTGGTTCGCCATGGTCGAGTGCCAGACCCGCCACGCGCTTCGCTGTATCAAGGAAGCGCGCCGCCGCCAGGCTACTTACGTGGAAGTAAAGCAGAAACCCCACGACGACTACTTCAAGGAAATCCAGCGGCGCCAGCAGAATACGGTCTTCTTCAACAACAACTGCGGGGCCGCCAACAGCTACTACTTCGACCAGCACGGCGACGCGCCCTTCCTGCGCCCTTCCTCGGGATTCGAGATGTGGCTCCACAGCCACACCTTCCCCCTGGGACACTACCGGTTCAAGAAACCCGGGTGGCTGCCGGCGCAGGCGCAGGCCTGA